One genomic segment of Lytechinus pictus isolate F3 Inbred chromosome 18, Lp3.0, whole genome shotgun sequence includes these proteins:
- the LOC129282099 gene encoding ubiquitin carboxyl-terminal hydrolase 39-like, translating into MILASSYLIEIRTKIRTKIRTFSEYHPRCIIILDILFGIFTLSIQNNIICTNANGDGAFVLVKEKMATSTQNAKRPLVDASYDDDSDDDYVPSKIPKQQREDKSRSCPYLDTINRSLLDFDFEKLCSVSLSHLNVYACLVCGKYFQGRGQKSHAYTHSVYINHHVFLNLHTLKFYCLPDNYEIIDSSLEDITYVLKPTFMKKQIRLLDKDQKACRAYDTTMYTAGIVGLNNIKENDYCNVLLHALSNVVPMRNYFLREENYSDIKLPPGNIMSILSQRFGELMRKMWNQRNFKAHVSPHEMLQAIVLCSKKRFQITEQGDPVEVLSWFINALHASLAGTKKPNSSIVYKTFQGRMKIFTRKVLPADISDEERTKLLKTEEYKETEQDQPFLFLSLDIPPAPLFKDELEQNIIPQVPLATLLAKFDGQTEKEYKTYKESFIKRYQLTKLPPYLILCMKRFTKNTFFVEKNPTIVNFPVKNIDLAEMLPDDPEVLAAHKYTTYDLVANIVHQGEPGRGKGTFKVHVLHRPTGKWFEIQDLHVADILPQLITLSEAYIQIWELRKDKPREAVVKATPTVKKL; encoded by the exons atgattttagcgtcttcttatctcattgagataagaacaaagataagaacaaagataagaacgttttcagaataccaccccagatgTATAATAATACTAGATATATTATTTGGAATTTTCACACTGAGTATACAAAATAACATAATCTGTACAAACGCGAACGGCGATGGCGCTTTTGTACTTGTCAAAGAAAAGATGGCGACTTCCACGCAGAATGCGAAAAGACCCCTCGTCGATGCAAGCTATGATgacgatagtgatgatgattacg TTCCGTCTAAGATTCCAAAGCAACAAAGAGAAGACAAGAGCAGAAGTTGCCCCTATCTGGACACCATAAACAG GAGCTTGTTGGATTTTGATTTTGAGAAGCTCTGTTCAGTCTCCTTGTCTCATTTGAATGTGTATGCCTGCCTTGTTTGTGGAAAATACTTCCAAG GTCGGGGTCAGAAGTCTCATGCATATACACACAGTGTATACATCAACCATCATGTGTTTCTTAACCTGCATACACTTAAGTTCTACTGCTTACCTGACAACTATGAGATTATTGACTCCTCATTGGAAGATATTACT TATGTCCTGAAGCCTACCTTTATGAAGAAGCAGATCAGGCTGCTAGACAAGGACCAGAAGGCCTGCAGAGCTTATGATACCACCATGTACACGGCCGGTATTGTCGGACTCAACAACATCAAGGAGAATGACTACTGCAATGTTCTCTTACAT GCATTATCTAATGTTGTGCCAATGAGGAATTATTTCTTACGTGAAGAAAACTACAGCGATATCAAGCTACCACCTGGTAATATCATGAGCATCTTATCTCAAAG GTTTGGAGAGCTAATGCGTAAGATGTGGAATCAGCGAAACTTTAAAGCCCATGTCAGTCCGCATGAGATGTTACAAGCCATTGTACTGTGCAGCAAGAAAAGATTCCAAATCACAGAACAAG GTGATCCTGTGGAAGTGCTCTCTTGGTTCATCAACGCTCTTCACGCCTCACTGGCCGGCACCAAGAAGCCAAACAGCAGTATCGTCTACAAGACATTCCAGGGAAGGATGAAGATCTTCACCAGGAAGGTGCTTCCTGCTGATATCTCCGATGAAGAGAGGACCAAGCTTCTCAAGACAGAAGAATATAAAG AGACAGAGCAAGACCAGCCGTTCCTGTTCTTATCGCTTGACATTCCTCCTGCACCCCTCTTCAAGGATGAACTAGAACAGAACATCATTCCTCAGGTTCCTCTCGCAACACTCCTGGCCAAGTTTGATGGACAGACTGAGAAG GAGTACAAGACATACAAGGAATCCTTCATCAAACGTTACCAGTTAACCAAGCTTCCACCTTACCTCATCCTATGCATGAAGCGTTTCACCAAGAATACATTCTTTGTCGAGAAAAACCCCACGATCGTCAACTTTCCTGTAAA GAACATTGATCTTGCAGAAATGCTACCGGATGACCCGGAAGTACTAGCAGCCCACAAGTACACGACCTATGACCTGGTAGCCAACATCGTCCATCAAGGTGAACCAGGCAGGGGCAAGGGGACGTTCAAAGTCCATGTACTCCATCGG